Proteins encoded within one genomic window of Cyanobium sp. Tous-M-B4:
- a CDS encoding allophycocyanin, whose amino-acid sequence MSIVSNSIINADAEARYLSPGELDQIKSFVGAGQRRLRVAQVLSESRERIVKTAGGALFQRRPDVISPGGNAYGEEMTASCLRDMDYYLRLVTYGIIAGDVTPIEEIGIIGAKEMYRSLGTPLDAMAESVREMKNAAMGLLTGSDAEEAGFYFDYVIGALS is encoded by the coding sequence ATGAGCATCGTCTCCAACTCGATCATCAACGCGGACGCCGAAGCCCGCTATCTCAGCCCTGGCGAACTCGACCAGATCAAGTCCTTCGTGGGCGCTGGTCAACGTCGTCTTCGCGTCGCCCAGGTGCTTAGCGAAAGCCGCGAGCGCATCGTCAAAACCGCTGGTGGCGCCCTGTTCCAGCGGCGTCCCGACGTGATCTCCCCCGGCGGCAACGCCTACGGCGAGGAGATGACCGCTTCGTGTCTCCGCGACATGGATTACTACCTGCGCCTGGTGACCTACGGGATCATCGCCGGCGACGTGACGCCCATCGAAGAGATCGGCATCATCGGCGCCAAGGAGATGTATCGCTCCCTCGGCACTCCCCTCGATGCCATGGCTGAGTCCGTGCGGGAAATGAAGAATGCCGCCATGGGCCTACTCACCGGCTCTGACGCTGAAGAAGCCGGCTTCTACTTCGACTACGTCATTGGCGCCCTCTCCTGA
- a CDS encoding phycobilisome rod-core linker polypeptide produces the protein MTVTASSGSTRVSPQRYDTLPLSSVRQAEQQDRFPDGGELETLVAFFQSGQQRLEAARRISENADFIVAKAANRIFSGGTPLSYLDAPLSVVSGGASDATPLAADQAAFQRSVQTFAQGTGDSGGNLISRLLEGAGGDADVRVVLPTGFSPIAVGRYGTDRMRKSLRDMAWFLRYVGYALVAGDPSILAVNTRGLRDVLEKACSLAATNVALQEMRAAAAGLCKDNPQARQLVIQYFNVLIAELQVATPSTRQRLGSPENQGLQLPATYALAADGKQRFIMRPRLSGAQKAEVIRAAYRQVFERDIAKAYSQTPCPVEATQVRQGQLSMREFIRSLGHSKEYRQQFFGRFSNSRAVELAFRHFLGRGISSREEFTRYFDIVSVQGLNGLVDSLINTLEYARVFGEETVPYLRDLGEEAQESAGWGSNRKLFRFSAPFEGAPQYVTLYASYRQPFADQHVYGGGNDPLALTYGAIFPSGTASVATRPAPYGYDSRRILIGNGLAQPGQMDSAQFRKSKPRRVGPKVVRLQQIATGGSSVPRRGGQPSIRGTEASTQAVINAVYVQVLGTAGYAGERNKVEEIKLENGDISLREFIRQVARSKAFRRRYWSGLYITKAIEVMHRRLLGRPTFGRWEIDAYFDTAARSGFYGVVDGILNSREYNETYGEDTVPYERFVTATDRNARKVPGLNRPFDASAYADLTPGKRPDVAAVQTLRTTSDLTNRNLPARRLMIVGGWTAQIVGGETMAQPKGSGTAGPGSIRQAPAPSRSWNRTPATTTGFWSSSPASGGAAAATRPAISGGWRAAVGSGQSTGLANQPGAAMAKAIQPGRPQGFSRRQSVGRPIQLGRTNSETEVQEALESVYKQLLNRVPFAAERLGDMESQFRNQQLTVAELVSQVAGSDLFQERLNRMAPLRAASAAYLALLGRAAQPDEVSAYLGTRSSRGQLAAIETLLGSQEYAESFGQNTVPYLRGLASADGIPLSTVNRTAQLYGGNAGLTPGPKAAI, from the coding sequence ATGACCGTGACCGCCAGCAGCGGCAGCACCAGGGTTTCACCCCAGCGCTACGACACCCTGCCGCTCTCCAGCGTCCGTCAGGCGGAGCAACAGGATCGCTTCCCAGACGGCGGGGAGCTTGAAACCCTGGTGGCGTTTTTCCAGAGTGGCCAGCAGCGCTTAGAAGCTGCACGCCGCATCTCCGAAAACGCTGATTTCATCGTGGCCAAGGCGGCCAACCGGATCTTCTCCGGCGGCACGCCCCTCTCCTACCTAGATGCTCCCTTGAGCGTCGTCAGTGGGGGGGCCAGCGACGCCACCCCCTTGGCCGCAGACCAGGCCGCCTTCCAGCGCTCGGTGCAGACCTTCGCCCAGGGCACCGGCGACTCCGGCGGCAACCTGATCAGCCGCCTGCTTGAGGGTGCTGGTGGCGATGCCGACGTGCGGGTAGTGCTGCCCACCGGCTTCAGCCCGATCGCAGTAGGCCGCTACGGCACCGATCGGATGCGCAAGTCGCTGCGCGACATGGCCTGGTTCCTCCGCTATGTGGGCTATGCCCTGGTGGCAGGAGACCCCAGCATCCTGGCCGTAAACACCCGTGGCCTCAGGGATGTGCTGGAGAAGGCCTGCTCCCTGGCTGCCACCAATGTGGCTCTGCAGGAAATGCGCGCCGCAGCCGCCGGCCTTTGCAAAGACAATCCCCAGGCCCGCCAGCTGGTGATCCAGTACTTCAACGTGCTGATCGCTGAACTGCAGGTGGCCACACCAAGCACCCGGCAGCGCCTCGGCAGCCCTGAAAACCAGGGCCTGCAGCTGCCTGCCACCTATGCGCTAGCCGCAGACGGCAAGCAGCGCTTCATCATGCGGCCGCGCCTAAGTGGTGCCCAGAAAGCCGAAGTGATTCGAGCCGCCTATCGCCAGGTTTTCGAACGGGACATCGCCAAGGCCTACAGCCAGACGCCCTGCCCGGTAGAAGCCACCCAGGTGCGCCAGGGCCAGCTGTCGATGCGGGAATTCATCCGCTCCCTCGGCCACAGCAAGGAATATCGCCAACAGTTTTTCGGCCGCTTCTCCAATAGCAGGGCGGTTGAGCTGGCCTTCCGCCACTTCCTAGGCCGCGGCATCAGCTCCCGTGAGGAATTCACCCGCTACTTCGACATCGTCAGCGTCCAAGGCCTGAATGGCCTAGTGGATTCCCTGATCAACACCCTGGAATACGCGCGGGTGTTTGGCGAGGAAACCGTGCCTTACCTGCGGGATCTCGGTGAAGAAGCCCAGGAGAGTGCCGGCTGGGGATCAAACCGCAAGCTATTCCGCTTCAGCGCTCCGTTTGAAGGCGCACCCCAATACGTCACCCTCTACGCCTCCTATCGCCAACCCTTCGCCGATCAGCACGTCTACGGCGGCGGCAACGATCCCCTGGCCCTTACTTACGGCGCGATTTTCCCTTCCGGCACCGCCTCAGTGGCAACCCGGCCAGCGCCCTACGGCTACGACAGCCGCCGCATCCTGATCGGCAATGGCCTGGCCCAGCCTGGCCAGATGGACAGCGCCCAGTTCCGCAAGTCCAAACCACGCCGGGTGGGACCCAAGGTTGTACGCCTCCAGCAGATTGCTACCGGGGGCAGCTCCGTGCCGCGCCGCGGCGGCCAACCCAGCATCCGTGGCACTGAAGCCAGCACCCAGGCCGTTATTAATGCGGTCTATGTGCAAGTTTTAGGCACTGCTGGCTATGCCGGAGAGCGCAATAAGGTTGAGGAAATCAAGCTCGAGAACGGCGACATCAGCCTGCGGGAGTTCATCCGCCAAGTCGCCCGTTCCAAGGCCTTCCGCCGCCGTTATTGGAGCGGCCTTTACATCACCAAGGCTATCGAGGTGATGCATCGCCGGCTGCTAGGTCGCCCAACCTTCGGGCGATGGGAAATTGACGCCTACTTCGATACCGCTGCTCGCAGCGGCTTCTATGGGGTCGTAGATGGGATTCTGAACAGCCGCGAATACAACGAAACCTACGGCGAAGACACAGTCCCCTACGAGCGCTTTGTCACCGCTACTGATCGCAATGCTCGCAAGGTGCCCGGCCTCAACCGCCCCTTCGATGCATCTGCATACGCCGACCTCACACCGGGCAAGCGCCCCGACGTGGCCGCAGTCCAAACCCTGCGCACCACCAGCGATCTGACCAATCGCAATCTGCCGGCGCGCCGCCTAATGATCGTGGGGGGCTGGACAGCCCAGATCGTGGGAGGCGAAACCATGGCGCAACCCAAAGGCAGTGGCACCGCCGGACCTGGCAGCATTCGCCAAGCACCCGCACCCAGCCGCAGCTGGAACCGCACCCCCGCAACGACCACCGGCTTCTGGAGCTCCAGCCCCGCCAGCGGCGGCGCAGCTGCGGCCACTCGCCCTGCCATCTCAGGGGGCTGGCGGGCAGCTGTCGGCAGCGGCCAAAGCACGGGCCTTGCCAACCAGCCAGGCGCTGCCATGGCAAAGGCGATTCAGCCAGGAAGGCCTCAAGGCTTCAGCCGCCGCCAAAGCGTGGGGCGCCCCATACAACTTGGCCGCACCAATAGTGAAACCGAGGTTCAGGAAGCGCTGGAAAGCGTCTACAAGCAACTGCTGAACCGAGTTCCTTTTGCAGCCGAGCGCCTGGGAGACATGGAATCCCAATTCCGCAACCAGCAACTCACGGTGGCGGAGCTTGTTAGCCAAGTAGCTGGCAGCGACCTTTTCCAGGAACGCCTCAACCGCATGGCACCCCTGCGCGCTGCTTCAGCGGCCTATCTCGCCCTGCTCGGTCGAGCTGCCCAACCCGATGAGGTGAGTGCATACCTGGGAACCAGGTCCAGCCGGGGCCAACTGGCGGCCATCGAAACTCTGTTGGGCAGCCAGGAATATGCCGAAAGTTTTGGCCAAAACACGGTTCCCTATCTAAGGGGCCTAGCCAGCGCCGACGGCATTCCTCTCAGCACGGTCAACCGCACCGCCCAGCTCTATGGCGGCAATGCGGGACTCACCCCCGGGCCAAAGGCTGCAATCTGA
- a CDS encoding bifunctional 2-polyprenyl-6-hydroxyphenol methylase/3-demethylubiquinol 3-O-methyltransferase UbiG, with translation MVSAFYDRFPYPGDPLQDGPPPGYNWRWCVDSAWAAATGALPPRPDQGERPWRILDAGCGTGVSTDYLCHLNPGAAVLAVDISAGALEVARERTRRSGAAKAVRELRIEQRSLLDLAGEGPFDYINSVGVLHHLREPEAGLQALAGLLRPGGLLHLFLYADGGRWEIHRTQRALARLAVGSGEEGLRLGRQLLAELPEGNRLRQHHERRWIVDTAADANFADMYLHPQETSYNLERLLAFVASAGLEFAGFSNPEVWSPARLLSGELLERAQGLSQLEQWSLVEELDPDISHFEFFLSRGAVKTPDWGDDEVLLAARGEINRCLWGWPATRLMGPDLMPLDVSEEGLNLMAAIESAPGVAIGQLPLDWPAAQRIAVARQLLKQRVLLPVL, from the coding sequence ATGGTGAGCGCCTTTTACGACCGTTTCCCCTACCCGGGAGACCCCCTCCAAGACGGCCCACCCCCTGGATACAACTGGCGCTGGTGCGTCGATAGCGCCTGGGCTGCTGCTACTGGAGCCCTGCCGCCGCGCCCCGACCAGGGTGAACGCCCTTGGCGGATTCTCGACGCCGGCTGCGGCACCGGCGTCAGCACCGACTACCTCTGCCACCTCAATCCGGGTGCTGCGGTGTTGGCAGTGGATATCAGCGCCGGAGCGCTTGAGGTCGCACGGGAACGCACCCGTCGTTCAGGTGCGGCAAAAGCAGTGCGGGAGTTGCGTATCGAACAGCGCAGCCTGCTGGATCTGGCGGGGGAGGGACCCTTCGACTACATCAATTCCGTCGGCGTTCTGCACCACTTGCGCGAGCCAGAGGCTGGTTTGCAGGCATTGGCTGGATTGCTGCGGCCGGGCGGGCTACTGCATCTTTTTTTGTATGCGGATGGCGGCCGCTGGGAAATTCACCGCACCCAGCGGGCCTTGGCACGGCTGGCCGTCGGCTCAGGAGAGGAGGGACTACGGCTGGGTCGCCAGCTGCTGGCTGAGTTGCCTGAGGGGAACCGACTGCGACAGCATCACGAGCGGCGCTGGATCGTCGACACGGCAGCCGACGCCAATTTTGCGGACATGTATCTGCACCCCCAAGAGACCAGCTACAACCTCGAACGTCTGCTGGCTTTTGTCGCCTCAGCGGGTTTGGAGTTTGCCGGGTTTTCCAATCCGGAGGTGTGGTCGCCCGCACGCTTGCTTAGTGGTGAGCTGCTGGAGCGGGCCCAAGGCCTCAGTCAGCTTGAGCAGTGGAGCCTGGTGGAAGAGCTTGATCCAGATATCAGCCACTTCGAATTTTTTCTCAGCCGTGGTGCGGTGAAGACACCCGATTGGGGCGACGACGAAGTTCTGCTGGCAGCGCGGGGTGAAATCAACCGCTGCCTTTGGGGTTGGCCAGCCACCCGCTTGATGGGGCCAGACCTAATGCCCCTTGACGTCAGCGAGGAGGGGCTCAATTTGATGGCTGCCATTGAGAGCGCGCCGGGTGTGGCGATCGGCCAGCTGCCTTTGGATTGGCCTGCGGCGCAACGGATTGCCGTGGCTCGCCAACTGCTGAAGCAGAGGGTTTTGCTGCCGGTGCTCTGA
- a CDS encoding ATP synthase subunit I, whose amino-acid sequence MSVSLPCPLLPDPEPTVSTAVQAGEAVEQLDDATGASTLPALTADVSNGMDGYFRLQRRLLLATLLLSAVAVAGTAVFGSISTASSLLVGALAGLLYLWLLSRSVTKLGENARRVSKVQLLVPVVLVLIAARTPQLSILPALLGFLLYKPAVILQAVFDT is encoded by the coding sequence TTGTCGGTATCTCTCCCCTGCCCCCTACTTCCCGACCCTGAACCCACCGTTTCAACGGCAGTTCAGGCTGGTGAAGCGGTCGAGCAGTTGGATGATGCCACCGGTGCATCAACCCTGCCAGCGCTAACCGCCGATGTCAGCAATGGCATGGATGGTTATTTCCGGCTCCAACGCCGGCTTTTGCTAGCAACCTTGCTGCTTTCGGCAGTGGCGGTGGCAGGAACAGCCGTTTTTGGCTCCATCTCCACGGCTTCCAGCCTGTTGGTGGGTGCTTTAGCTGGCCTTCTTTATCTGTGGCTGCTCAGCCGCAGTGTCACCAAGCTGGGAGAAAATGCCCGGCGGGTTAGCAAGGTTCAGCTGCTGGTGCCGGTCGTCCTAGTGCTGATCGCAGCCCGGACCCCCCAACTTTCGATCCTGCCGGCTCTTTTGGGCTTTCTGCTCTACAAGCCGGCCGTGATCCTTCAGGCAGTCTTCGACACCTGA
- the atpB gene encoding F0F1 ATP synthase subunit A, translating into MPLLLPFAELEVGKHLYWQLGNLKIHGQVFLSSWVVIGALLALVVVGTRKLERDPRGTQNLLEFLWDYIRDLSREQIGEKAYRDWMPFIGTLFLFIFVSNWGGALVPWKLIHLPSGELGAPTADINTTIALALLVSLAYFYAGLSRKGLRYFEYYVEPTPIMLPFKIVEDFTKPLSLSFRLFGNILADELVVAVLAFLVPLIVPLPAMFLGLFTSAIQALIFATLAAYYIGEAVHEEHH; encoded by the coding sequence ATGCCTCTCCTTCTCCCCTTTGCTGAACTGGAGGTTGGTAAACACCTCTACTGGCAACTTGGCAACCTCAAGATTCACGGACAGGTCTTCCTGAGCTCCTGGGTGGTTATCGGTGCCTTGCTTGCCCTTGTAGTGGTTGGCACCCGCAAGCTGGAGCGTGATCCCCGAGGCACCCAGAACCTGCTCGAGTTCCTCTGGGATTACATCCGCGATCTCTCCCGTGAACAGATTGGTGAGAAGGCTTACCGCGATTGGATGCCCTTCATCGGCACCCTGTTCCTGTTCATCTTTGTCAGTAACTGGGGCGGAGCTCTGGTGCCCTGGAAGCTGATCCACCTGCCTAGTGGCGAGCTTGGTGCACCAACGGCTGATATCAACACAACCATTGCTTTGGCTTTGTTGGTATCCCTTGCCTACTTCTATGCCGGCTTGAGCCGTAAGGGTCTGAGGTACTTCGAGTACTACGTGGAGCCGACACCGATCATGCTTCCATTCAAGATCGTTGAAGATTTCACTAAGCCCCTTTCCCTTTCCTTCCGTCTTTTTGGCAACATCTTGGCGGATGAACTGGTGGTCGCAGTTCTGGCATTTTTGGTGCCATTGATTGTGCCCCTGCCTGCAATGTTCCTGGGTCTTTTCACCAGTGCTATTCAGGCTCTGATTTTTGCCACCCTCGCTGCCTACTACATCGGCGAGGCAGTTCACGAAGAGCACCACTAG
- the atpE gene encoding ATP synthase F0 subunit C, with translation MDSITSAASVLAAGLAVGLGAIGPGIGQGTAAGGAVEGIARQPEAEGKIRGTLLLSLAFMEALTIYGLVVALVLLFANPFAG, from the coding sequence ATGGATTCCATCACCTCCGCTGCGTCTGTTCTGGCCGCTGGTCTGGCTGTAGGCCTCGGTGCCATCGGCCCCGGCATCGGTCAGGGCACCGCAGCTGGCGGCGCCGTTGAAGGCATTGCACGTCAGCCTGAAGCCGAAGGCAAGATTCGCGGCACCTTGCTGCTCTCCCTTGCCTTCATGGAAGCGCTCACCATCTACGGCCTTGTGGTCGCACTGGTGCTGTTGTTTGCCAACCCCTTCGCTGGTTGA
- a CDS encoding F0F1 ATP synthase subunit B' has product MTSWLLLAEAGVPEGGLFDLDATLPLMAVQVVLLTFILNSLFFRPVGRAVEERESFISTSRADAKQKLAQAERLEADLKEQLKDARQQSQKLILEAEQEMDRLYRDALAAATADANASREQARREIDSQRDQAMDRLNKDADKLGDLIVTRLLAAS; this is encoded by the coding sequence ATGACCAGCTGGCTTCTGCTCGCCGAAGCAGGTGTCCCTGAGGGAGGTCTTTTTGACCTCGATGCCACCCTGCCGCTGATGGCGGTTCAGGTTGTTCTCCTCACTTTCATTCTGAATTCGCTGTTCTTCCGCCCCGTAGGACGGGCCGTGGAGGAGCGTGAGAGCTTTATCTCCACTAGCCGCGCCGACGCCAAGCAGAAGCTGGCTCAAGCCGAGCGGCTGGAAGCAGATCTCAAGGAACAGCTCAAGGACGCGCGTCAGCAGTCCCAAAAGCTGATTCTCGAGGCCGAGCAGGAGATGGATCGTCTCTACCGCGACGCCCTTGCCGCGGCTACTGCCGATGCCAATGCTTCCCGGGAGCAGGCCCGCCGTGAGATTGATTCTCAGCGAGATCAGGCGATGGACCGGCTTAATAAAGACGCCGACAAGCTCGGTGATCTGATCGTGACCCGCTTGCTGGCTGCCTCATGA
- a CDS encoding F0F1 ATP synthase subunit B gives MTFLLPTLLASHGGFGFNLNPFETNIINLAIVIAGLWKFLPGFLGSILERRRAAILNDLQDAEQRLLAATSSLAQAQQDLAAAQQKAEQIRADGLARAQSLRLESEKRTIDEMARLKQGAMADLNAEAARVTDQLRREAANRAIAQALATLPGKLNADAQARLIDQSISTLGKA, from the coding sequence ATGACTTTCCTGCTACCCACCTTGCTAGCAAGTCACGGCGGATTTGGTTTCAACCTCAATCCGTTTGAGACCAACATCATCAACTTGGCGATTGTGATCGCCGGCCTTTGGAAGTTTTTGCCAGGTTTTCTCGGCAGCATCTTGGAGCGCCGTCGTGCAGCCATCCTCAACGATCTGCAAGATGCTGAGCAGCGTCTTCTCGCAGCAACTTCTTCGTTAGCTCAAGCCCAGCAGGATTTGGCTGCTGCCCAACAAAAGGCTGAGCAGATTCGCGCTGATGGTTTGGCTCGTGCCCAATCTTTGCGTCTGGAAAGCGAAAAGCGCACGATCGATGAAATGGCTCGCCTTAAGCAGGGAGCCATGGCCGACTTGAATGCCGAAGCAGCCCGCGTCACCGACCAGTTGCGCCGCGAAGCCGCCAATCGGGCTATTGCCCAAGCACTTGCCACCCTTCCCGGCAAGCTCAATGCAGATGCCCAGGCCCGACTGATCGATCAGTCCATTTCAACCCTGGGTAAAGCCTGA
- the atpH gene encoding ATP synthase F1 subunit delta, which translates to MPLLNSIATPYAEALLQVAESRNETDAVAEQAKSLLAVLTSSPELRAALASPVLEAEAKKAALAKLFDDQVTPAVQNLLKLLADRQRLPMMEAVLMRFLELYRELRNITLAKVTSASALSEEQQAELNSKVQAIAGSKSVEFDLVVDPSLIGGFIVSMGSQVIDASLSGQVRRLGLALAQVS; encoded by the coding sequence ATGCCACTCCTCAACTCGATTGCTACTCCCTACGCCGAAGCGTTGCTGCAGGTAGCTGAATCTCGTAATGAGACTGACGCTGTTGCCGAACAGGCAAAATCCCTTCTGGCCGTATTGACTTCAAGTCCCGAGCTCAGAGCTGCTCTGGCGTCGCCCGTGCTTGAAGCCGAAGCCAAGAAGGCTGCTTTGGCAAAGCTTTTCGACGATCAGGTCACCCCTGCGGTGCAAAACCTGCTCAAGCTCTTGGCCGATCGCCAGCGCCTTCCCATGATGGAGGCTGTTTTGATGCGTTTCTTGGAGCTTTATCGGGAGCTGCGCAACATCACTTTGGCCAAGGTGACTTCTGCTTCTGCCCTCAGCGAGGAGCAGCAGGCTGAGCTCAACAGCAAGGTTCAAGCGATTGCAGGTTCTAAATCGGTGGAGTTCGATCTCGTGGTTGACCCCTCCTTGATAGGAGGCTTCATCGTCAGCATGGGCTCCCAAGTCATTGACGCCAGCCTGTCTGGTCAGGTGCGCCGCCTCGGACTGGCGCTGGCCCAGGTGAGCTAG
- the atpA gene encoding F0F1 ATP synthase subunit alpha, with the protein MVSIRPDEISAILKQQIEDYDKSVSVSNVGTVLQIGDGIARVYGLQQVMAGELVQFEDGTEGIALNLEDDNVGVVLMGEGRGIQEGSTVKATGKIAAVPVGDAMLGRVVNSLGQPIDGKGDIATTETRLIESMAPGIIQRKSVHEPMQTGITAIDAMIPIGRGQRELIIGDRQTGKTAIAIDTIINQKGEDVVCVYVAIGQKAASVANVVEVLREKGALDYTIVVAASASEAAALQYLAPYTGAALAESFMYKGKATLVIYDDLTKQAQAYRQMSLLLRRPPGREAYPGDVFYCHSRLLERAAKLSDAMGKGSMTALPIIETQAGDVSAYIPTNVISITDGQVFLSSDLFNSGLRPAINVGISVSRVGGAAQTKAIKKIAGTLKLELAQFDELAAFSQFASDLDAATQQQLGRGKRLREILKQPQFSPLILAEQVAVVYAGVKGLIDEVPVESVVQFCRELREYLKSNKAEFISKVQTEKQLSDEAEAMLKDAINEVKSTMLASV; encoded by the coding sequence ATGGTTTCCATCCGCCCCGACGAGATCAGCGCCATCCTCAAGCAGCAGATTGAGGACTACGACAAGTCGGTTTCGGTCAGCAACGTTGGCACCGTGCTGCAGATCGGCGATGGCATCGCCCGCGTGTATGGCCTGCAGCAGGTGATGGCCGGTGAACTGGTGCAGTTCGAGGACGGCACCGAAGGCATTGCCCTCAACCTTGAAGACGACAACGTCGGCGTGGTGTTGATGGGCGAAGGTCGCGGCATCCAGGAGGGCAGCACCGTCAAGGCAACCGGCAAGATCGCCGCCGTGCCCGTCGGCGACGCCATGCTTGGCCGGGTTGTCAATTCGCTGGGCCAGCCCATCGACGGCAAGGGTGACATCGCCACTACCGAAACTCGCCTAATCGAATCGATGGCGCCTGGCATCATCCAGCGCAAGTCGGTGCACGAGCCCATGCAAACGGGCATCACCGCCATCGACGCCATGATTCCGATCGGCCGGGGCCAGCGCGAGCTGATTATTGGCGACCGTCAGACGGGCAAAACCGCTATCGCCATCGACACGATCATTAACCAGAAGGGCGAAGACGTCGTCTGCGTTTATGTGGCCATTGGTCAGAAGGCCGCATCCGTAGCCAACGTGGTTGAAGTGCTGCGGGAGAAGGGAGCCCTCGATTACACCATCGTGGTAGCTGCGAGTGCCTCCGAGGCTGCAGCCCTTCAATACCTGGCTCCCTACACCGGTGCGGCGCTGGCCGAATCGTTCATGTACAAGGGCAAGGCCACCTTGGTGATTTACGACGACCTCACCAAGCAGGCCCAGGCCTATCGCCAGATGTCCCTGCTGCTGCGTCGCCCCCCCGGTCGTGAGGCGTATCCCGGCGACGTCTTCTATTGCCACAGCCGTTTGCTTGAGCGTGCCGCCAAGCTCAGCGATGCCATGGGCAAGGGCTCGATGACCGCACTGCCGATCATCGAAACTCAAGCCGGTGACGTATCTGCCTACATCCCCACCAACGTGATCTCGATCACCGATGGCCAGGTGTTCCTGAGCTCCGACCTGTTCAACTCTGGTCTACGCCCCGCCATCAACGTTGGTATTTCCGTGAGTCGGGTGGGCGGTGCTGCCCAGACCAAGGCGATCAAGAAGATTGCCGGTACCTTGAAGCTCGAGCTGGCTCAGTTCGACGAACTAGCTGCCTTCTCCCAGTTCGCCTCCGACCTCGATGCCGCAACCCAGCAGCAGCTCGGCAGGGGTAAGCGTCTGCGCGAGATTCTCAAGCAGCCCCAGTTCAGCCCCCTAATCCTTGCGGAGCAGGTGGCTGTCGTTTATGCCGGCGTCAAGGGCCTGATCGACGAAGTTCCTGTGGAGTCTGTGGTGCAGTTCTGCCGCGAGCTGCGCGAATACCTCAAGAGCAATAAGGCCGAGTTCATCTCCAAGGTGCAGACCGAGAAGCAGCTCAGCGACGAAGCTGAAGCCATGCTCAAGGATGCCATCAACGAGGTGAAGTCGACCATGCTCGCCTCCGTTTGA
- a CDS encoding F0F1 ATP synthase subunit gamma encodes MANLKDIRDRIGSVKNTRKITEAMRLVAAAKVRRAQEQVLRSRPFADRLARVLENLQSRMRFEDADAPLLEQREVATITLLAVTGDRGLCGGYNANIIKRTELRTAELVGQGYKVDLVLIGRKAITYFQNRANQYTIRATFTGLDQVPKASEAMGIANEVLAEFLSGSTDRVEIIFTKFINLVSSKPVIQTLLPLDPQGIAIPEDEIFRLTTREGRLGVEVGTAANLQPKLPSDIVFDQSPDQLLNALLPLYLENQLLRSLQEAAASELASRMTAMNNASDNAKALAKSLTLDYNKARQAAITQEILEVVGGSAGMS; translated from the coding sequence ATGGCAAACCTCAAAGATATCCGCGACCGGATTGGTTCGGTCAAGAACACTCGCAAGATCACTGAGGCCATGCGCCTAGTGGCAGCCGCCAAGGTTCGCCGCGCTCAGGAGCAGGTGCTGCGCAGCCGTCCTTTTGCTGACAGGCTCGCCCGCGTGCTGGAAAATCTTCAGTCACGCATGCGCTTTGAAGATGCCGACGCTCCTCTGCTCGAGCAGCGCGAGGTTGCCACCATCACTCTGCTTGCCGTTACCGGTGATCGGGGATTGTGCGGTGGCTACAACGCCAACATCATCAAGCGCACCGAACTGCGCACTGCTGAATTGGTTGGCCAGGGCTACAAGGTGGATCTGGTCTTGATCGGTCGTAAGGCGATCACCTACTTCCAGAATCGTGCTAACCAGTACACGATTCGCGCCACCTTTACCGGTCTTGACCAGGTGCCCAAGGCCAGTGAAGCGATGGGTATCGCCAACGAAGTGCTGGCGGAGTTTCTCTCCGGCAGCACCGACCGTGTCGAGATCATCTTCACCAAGTTCATCAACTTGGTGAGCTCCAAGCCCGTAATCCAGACCCTGCTGCCCCTGGATCCCCAGGGCATTGCTATCCCTGAGGACGAGATCTTCCGTCTCACTACCCGGGAAGGTCGGCTGGGAGTTGAAGTGGGCACGGCTGCCAACTTGCAGCCCAAGCTGCCCTCCGACATTGTCTTTGATCAGAGCCCTGATCAGTTGCTCAATGCCCTGCTGCCCCTTTATTTGGAAAACCAGCTTCTGCGTTCTCTGCAGGAGGCCGCAGCTTCTGAGTTGGCCAGTCGGATGACGGCAATGAACAACGCCAGTGATAACGCCAAGGCTCTCGCTAAGAGCCTCACGCTCGACTACAACAAGGCTCGCCAGGCCGCCATTACCCAGGAAATTCTGGAAGTGGTCGGCGGTTCAGCCGGCATGTCCTGA